The following is a genomic window from Rhizobium sp. 11515TR.
CAAGAAGGATCCGAAATCGGCTGTGGAAGCCTACAAGACCGTCAGCGGTGACAAGACCAGCGTCGAAGATCTGCTAGCGATCCTGAATGAGCCGCACATGATGGAATTCCGCATGGATCCGCAGGGGACCATGAAGTTTGCGACCCATCTCTACAAGATCGGCACGCTGAAGACGATGCCCAAGGCCTGGACCGACTATTACCTGCCGGAAGCAGCCGATCTTAATGGCAACTGACGCCTGCGGGCGGCGCGAATGCCGCCGTCGCGCCATTTCTTGGAGGAGCCCTCATGCTTCAGGCAAAAACGCACGCCGAAATGCCGATGACGGAAACAATGACTGCAACACCGCTTCTGAATGTCGACAGGGTAACGCTTCGCTACAAGACGCCGAACCTGCTGATCACCGCAACGGAAAATGTCAGCTTCTCCGTTGCCCAGTCCGATCGCTTCGTCCTCCTCGGCCCCTCAGGCTGCGGAAAATCGACGCTGCTGAAGGCGATCGGCGGCTATATGACGCCGACGACGGGCCGCATCGAAATCAAGGGGCAGCCGGTCAAGAAACCGGGCGCCGACCGCATGATGGTCTTCCAGGAATTCGACCAGCTGCTGCCATGGAAGACCGTTCTGGAAAATGTCATGTTCCCCCTGACAACGGCCCGCCGCCTACCGCGCGGCGAAGCCGAGGCCATCGCCCGCGATTATATCGACAAGGTCAAGCTCACCCGCGCGGTCGACACTTACCCGCACATGCTGTCCGGCGGCATGAAGCAGCGTGTCGCCATTGCCCGCGGCATGGCGATGCAGCCCGATATCCTCCTGATGGACGAGCCTTTCGCCGCGCTCGATGCCCTCACCCGCCGACAGATGCAGGACGAACTCCTGCAGCTCTGGGAAGACACGCGCTTTACCGTCATCTTCGTGACGCACTCGATCGCCGAGGCGATCAAGATCTCCAACCGCATCCTGCTGCTGTCGCCGCATCCCGGCCGCGTCAAGGCCGAAGTGCGCGAGGTGGAAGCCGTCCGTGACGATCCCGCTGCTGCCGCCAAGCTGGAACAGGAGATCCATCACATGCTGTTTGCCGAGCAGGGACACAGGGAGTAAACCATGAGCGCGCCACAGATCATCCTTGCTCCACAGACAACGGAAGTCGCCGGCCACATCGCAGCCGTCGAGCAAAAGCTCGGCACGATGGAACTCCTTTGGCAGTCGGGCCTGTTCCGCAAGTCATTGCTGATCGTTATCCTCGCCGTCATATGGGAGGCCTATGCCCGGCACCTCGACAATCCGCTGCTGTTTCCGACGCTGAGCGACACGCTGACCGCGCTTTATGACCGCTTCGCGGACGGCGTGCTGCCGGCCCGCATCTGGACCACGCTGAAGATACTGGTGACCGGTTACATCTCGGGAACGGTGCTTGCCGCCGT
Proteins encoded in this region:
- a CDS encoding ABC transporter ATP-binding protein; its protein translation is MLQAKTHAEMPMTETMTATPLLNVDRVTLRYKTPNLLITATENVSFSVAQSDRFVLLGPSGCGKSTLLKAIGGYMTPTTGRIEIKGQPVKKPGADRMMVFQEFDQLLPWKTVLENVMFPLTTARRLPRGEAEAIARDYIDKVKLTRAVDTYPHMLSGGMKQRVAIARGMAMQPDILLMDEPFAALDALTRRQMQDELLQLWEDTRFTVIFVTHSIAEAIKISNRILLLSPHPGRVKAEVREVEAVRDDPAAAAKLEQEIHHMLFAEQGHRE